AAATACGCGGGTAAACCGGCTTCAGGTAGGTGCATTGCATACATAATAATACCTTTATACTGGATTTCATTAATCACCAATATGAAAAAGAAATgacaatttgtaaaaaaaaaaaattggcatgaaaatttgaaaaatttgaaaaagaataactttttttctgGGCAATAAGGCTAAGAATaataaccgtgatagcccagtggatatgacctctgcctccgattctggagggtgtgggttcgaatccggtcatgagcatgcacctccaacttttcagttgtgtgcattttaagaaattaaatatcaaatgtctctaacggtgaaggaaaacatcgtgaggaaacctgcataccagagaatttcttaattctctgcgtctgtaaagtctgccaatccgcattgggccagcgtggactattggcctaatctctctcattctgagaggagactcgagctcagcaactGCAGCGTGAAAATCTAGAGGAAAATTGTCTTTGTTTACATCGAATCCaatgataataatagttaaaaggTCGTTGATCGAATCTATCCCATATTACTGGTTGATTGGCATTGCAACTCACGCTGAGAGCTGTATATAATCATAAGGCACACGCGTCACTATCTGTCGTGCTCAATGAGGCGTGATGCTTACATAACACACGCGGCAACCGGCAGTGGGTCAAATACACTTTCAAGTTTACTCATTACTTTTAACGCCTACGCCCGACGATATTGCCTACACCTATTTCACAATTTGATAcaatattacctacataatatcaaaatcaaaaatcaaaattcatttatttcaaactagtTTACACcatgcagtttcacccgcgtggttcccgttcctgtaggggataaaatatagcctctagccttcctcgataaatgggctatctaacactgaaataatttttcaaatcggtccagtagttcctaagattaacgcgttcaatcaaacaagctcttcagctttataatattagtatagatttgcttCAAAATCGATTTCCACCACAGATATCGATACTATAGTTACACTTTTCTCATTTCAACGGTGTTTAttaactaggtaggtacctacttacctattcagtttttcataaatcccgacAGAGCCCTAAACTTTTCCGGGTTAGAAAGTAGCCTATAAATTAATCTAAGGTACAAtctatctccatttaaaatttcggTCATATCGGTTCCATAGTTCCGGCGTGAAAGAGGAAAAAtcacccatacaaactttcgggaAATTTGTGAGAAAATCTTTGAGCAGACCTTTCCTTATCCACGTAGAATGTCGAAGGCAGGTTCGGCTAGCGGTGACACGCAATTAGGCGCACATAAATTGGTGATTGCAAATAGTTTGGGTGCGATGCAATCGGTTGCCTCACGCCGCCGCTCGCCGTGGACCAATCCTACGAATACCTActgccaatgataattttatactatagatccagcgccggcccgaagtaaattttagaatggagcgaaaTCCAagtatggcgcctctcctgttccaggctcctaataataattataagtaccAAATACCAATTGTGAGCCCGAAGTAAGTATGGAAcgtgaagatctcgaccatactctgcagtgaccaattgaaaatcaggtaTCAATACCGTTTACGGTCGATACGTAATAAAGTATTGATAATTTCTAAAATCATACCCTCACGCACTCACGCACACATGcgcaattttgtctttaattccattatatatttatgtatatatagtttttacacttcgtgaacacacaactctccattgtagacaatatttaggtattatttgtttaaattattcgtTGTTACACTGagtaacattgagttgtgtattcttttgagcgcctcatttttcatgcgagagtaacacatctaataatatttaatatcattgcttaAACTACCTGTATTTTAAACATACACGATTTTACACAAACAGACTACCTACACATATCCAACTAGCCATactatttctttctttataaattagcccttgactacaatctcacctgatggtaagtgctgatgcaatctaatatggaagcgattaacttgttaggggtaggatgaaaatccacactcttttcggtttctaaattACTTaacggtagagtggtaactagccactgcctcccaccagccagacctggacccatAAAGGAAACGGCataaatcggcccagctgggaatcgaacctaggaactcagtcttgtaaatccactgcgcataccactgcaccacggaggccgtcaaagtaagtaaaataagtttgtctattttgttgatttgtttcagatttaattaatactagctgatgccgcgcggtttcatccgcgtggttcccgtacccgtaggataatatataacctatatccttcctggataaatgggctatctaaaactaaaagaatttttcaaatcggaccagcagttcctgagattagcgcgttcaaccaaacaaacaaacaattcagCTTTTTAAcattagcacagaaaacatatgatattagtatagattttatttttattaacggtacaatgaaattaatgaataatttaaaatagcatttatttattatttttatggtgTTCGCATCTTGATAGTGACGTCACTGGCAGTCTTGAAACTAGCGGTACACAGTTTTATATTTCAGTAACTTGCTGGATCCAAGAGCGGTAGTAGGCAACCTTCAAATATActgcaaaaaagaaaaacattagtGGTCCAGTCCAGTTATTTAAGCTTAAATTAGGTAAGAATGTCGGAATTCAAGATACCCagttgtaagtttgtaagtacTTGTATATTGACACCctaaaagttgtctcaaaacCTACATATGGTAGGGTGTACGCAACTATTAAAtttcaaggtcaaaggtcacAAAAATCGGTTTCTATGGTAACCCTGCAGAAGTCAGTGTTACGTACCACCAAGAACCGACGAGAGTACTCCGTGCTGGACTCCGTCTTCCACTAAAGGACTTCCCACGTCGAACTGTGAAAACGAAAATTTTAGCTAACTTCTATAACCAAAGCTAAACCATCTTCCGAAAATAGtataacaaaaatccaaacacttgAACATAAAAACTTTAGCTTTTGTATACATAATAGCGtacacccgcgactttgtctgccctCAGATCTCTTTACTCGGGCCTGTCGATATCCGTTCTGTGCGACGTCTactaaatatgaaatatatgcctcgcgtttatataattaataaataatattaataaattgagaTTACCTTAGAGAGTATTCCATCGGCTCCCTTAGCAACGATGGTGTTTCCGTCAACGACTAGGTCACCGGACACGCACTGCAGTTGCACTCCGGGGGCTGGGAAAAAaggaaattcagtttttcacaaatcccgcgagaaccatttttttgttctttacaagttatcccttgactacaatctcacctgatggtaagtgatgatgcagtctaagatggaagcgggctaacttgttaggagtcctcctcctaacaagttagcccgcttccatcttagactgtaaatccacaccccttttcggtttctccacggcatcgtaccgcaacgctaaatcgcttggcggtacgtttttgccggtagggtggtaactaaccacagccgaaacctcctaccagccagacctagaccagttaagaaaatctcaatcggcccagccggggatcgaacccaggacaggacctccgacttgtaaatccatcgtgcataccattgcgcctggcactggcacgctaaatgtctgtagatatagaCGGACCTTAAAGCATAGTTACTCACTCTCGCCGTCGCCGCCGAATCCGCACGAGCGACCAGCAGAGGGCGCCTCTGAGTCCGCCGCCGCCAGAGCCACGGGACTGATGTTAGCTGTAACCACAGAATACACACACGATCAGTTGTTGCTGTTACCGCTGCAGaaggatgatgacagttattaaattgtatgtaggtataaattaggagtatgctaatagtaaagcaattttctaaaagtaacagggtatctgcgatcattactttcggagctacagggatcagattcagatttgcggcactacCACGGATCGTtgaaaaatgccccatacaaaatggcacgaattactgacgtcgttgattcgctgatcgttagaaaaaaaaattacaaatatccttgttatttgtacgtttatgttaataaaaatgtcacgtttaatttaaggaagctaaaaatttatgaatttaattacGATTAATTTTAgtggattttgaaattttattttacaaacatccagtcaatctttgtttttaacatattaattagttaatattgaccttatttacccgaatgtctcattaaaatcaatatattcaaacctaatcatcatccccattgataaGTAGTGCTAGTCAATGACTAGCACTACTTATTAAAGTACAAGGTACAAGTTGAAACAACCATTGGCACATTGACGCTAAACATATAGGTATTCTTAAAACGAGATGATCCTAAGATGCGCGACGATATTTTATttccctttttttttaatattgaacaatgtaattaaaatacaatacaaaacactacctattaaaataaaaacaaaattcaacccTTCTTGTTTTTGGGCACTCAACATTTCAGTACCCatctataaaactaaaataaatcaaattaaaattcaaacgatgaaggaaaacatcgtgaggacgtctgccaatccacagtaggccagcgtggtgacctattggcctaactaacccctctcattctgagaggggactcgagctcagcagtgtgccgaatatgggtcgataatgatgaatgatgaaattaaaatgaatacttGCCACCCTTGGTAAATGTGTGTGGTCATCACACGGGCAGATTTCTCTCACtaatttacttacttatattataaatgtaaataaaaaatacataatgcacgccattgatgatcaattattatcaagcttctgcagcacccacgactatgactgagggcctagtggcagtttgatactgttactgttacgtaacgtaaacgcgaatttctaaggaattgaaacagccccatctagtggcactactgcacaactgtttcaattcctaataaatttgcgtttacgtcaacgtgatagaaacagtatgaaaatattgaaaaccccCACTAGGCACAcggatcgtgtattggtcaatGCGTGCATGACgactcgacttatgaaacgtcttcgctgacGTTTCCGCTGCAGgatcgtgagaataattgaccgtcaatggctgacttaatatagtcaaaatttaattacattctTACATATTTGGAAGTACCTACGGGTCTTGATACGTTAACAATTACCATTCCGGCGACAAAgcacgtacctactcgtacccaCCTACTGTAAAAGTCGGCCGGTCCTTTGCACTTAAGTACtcgaaaaaatacaaaagtactTCTCCCAAACGGCGGGTAGGTCGACAATTAAAATCCGTAGCAGACTGCTATATTAATTAAAGAGCCGTCCAGAGTTGGCGCCGACTTCGGCCCAGTTTCGAATAACcaattttatgtttagtttttatttttggccTATTTTTTCGTCTACTTTCGCGTtgtagtttgatttttttttctgttttgggAAAATAGTGGGTAGTTTTGAAAACTATTGTTCGTGATTTTTGTCACGGAAAGTTTTGAATTGGGACGGCTATCGCTTTGCAGGACTGAACTATTAAATGTGTTGATCGGATTGCAGTGCTTTGtttttgtatagaaataaaaacccGTGTAAGTATTTTGACAACGTAATTTTGGTAATGAATGGGTGAACCGCATTTGGTGGATGAATTATATAATATCACGACAATAATAATATCACGAcaatgttaaatatataaatttgatTTGGTATGACCTAATTTTTagcttttaaatgaaattttggtgaatgaaaataaatgaaaaattaaatgaaaaaaacatacatacagccgaacgtagaacctcctcctttttggaagtcgatgAAAAAAATAAGGAAGTTAAGGCTTTCGAGCCTATTTTATCTAAATCACTGTAAGTAGTatgactttatttaattttagtattcgataaaaatattatatggatACAGATTCGGTTtccttgttttgttttttttttttgtatgtacttttagcagactccgaagtggattacaaatataagaaaaccaatgtagaacaaaagttttacaatattcacaatatttgtcagtacaacttaattaacaaatcaaattaaccaaaataagatcctagaatggcagagaatgaccttgagtgaactCACgaacttgtgaacgttgtgtgtagggttaagggtcccttgacagttaaccaacactcctcttttccactcaagtcactcttcccgcctattccaagtatcTGGACATACACTACAAGAAATTTCCGCCTTTACCGCCAACCAATTACTatccctctctaaatccctactctttacggaaacaagtcgcgccacctagcgtcggcacgagccaaaaCGAAattgagcgacgtcatatccgtttgagactactatttcctacaatttagaaaacatgcaaaaatattaatagaagggatgaaatagggactgaaagtttacatcgagtttcacgaggtcacgcggacgaagtcgcgggcgtccgctagtgggaAAGACACCCGAGCACCCTGCATAGCGTAAGTCATGAATCACTTCGTCTAGTATTGGAAACTATAACTATGAaaatccatttagtactttaatttttagttcaaaTGGCgagaaaacttattttttgtaaataagtacgagtatgtagAAATAATTTCAGTTGCTGTCACGACACCTGACACCTATTGATAACGTTAAACTTACAGCAATGTAACGTACCTTTAGTTTCACCAGTTCCCGCTAGATGTCATTGCATACGTAAACTCAACACCAGCAACGTCAGAATCTACATAATTTCACGCGTTCACGCTAGATGTCGCTGCGCGGTGCGATTGTACTTAAGCCTCGCGCTATTCCGCCGGTGAGTTTTGTGTGACTGCTTTATTACGTATGGTATGACTTGACGCTTAGAGGTATTGAAATGTGAAtgactgattgattgattgatacaaTTGGTAGGCCCTTCCATTGCACTGCGGTTGGGTTGACCGAACTCAATTTTTGGACGGATAGTGGGGACTGCGGACGCGCCGTCCCCCTAGTCAATACTTTATACCAGACAGagtaataacaaataacaatgaggcggttaataaagaaataaacagAATTGTAACTCGGCCGTATCTTTGAAATAAATGCTTAcaggctgtaggtatttatataggtaatatataaatatttctgaGACTCGGACTTCGGCTTAGAGTTAGAGGGAAGGGACTAACGCTCCCGTGGCCGTGCAAGGAGCCCAGTAGTAATATTACGTAATGTAGACTCTAGATTTACAATCGGCGTTGGGATCGGGGATGTAGTTGCAACCACTAGTTGGTAGGGGTAGGTGGcatctcaaaataagtttttgatAGCAGGTAAGTAAGTCAGTAATGCGTATAAACCATGGAGCGTCCGTGGTCTGATCCATGAATCAATTCTGAAGGACCTTAATATCGTTGCCCTGAGGGGTTTTAGAGTCGCTATTTTGGGCAAACACTAGACTATCGTAAGTCATTATTGGACGGTATTGGATAGAGAGTGCTCTATAAGTCCTGCGTCCGTCCAATAATGACTTACGCTAGTCTAGTGTTTGCCCAAAATAGCGACTCTTAAACCCCTAAAACCTTGGAACGGAGAATACTACACACTGACCGGTAGACTGCACGAGCCTGTTGATGCTGACGAGTGCGATGTTGTTGTCGCCGGTGACGGCGCTGTAGTCAGGGTGCAGCTGCACCACGCTGGTCTCCGTCACCAGCTCTGGCCGGAAGGGGTCCACCGCGCCGTAGCGGATCCAGATAAAGCGGGCACTGTGAACATAAGCAGTGTTACTTTATGCGTGTCAGTTATTGGTCttaaagtaatgattttttGAAAGATGCCTGTCGACCTGGTGACCCCAGGTGCACCGGCCAGGGTGCCTCGCCCCGCGAGCTGAGTAAAGCGCAGGAATGGTTTAGTAGTGAACAATATTCTGTGTGAGTGAGCTCGCGGCAGTCAGCACCCAGGAAGTGCCGATGAGAGAGCCGACGCCGGTGTCGAGCAGCTCTCCGCCTGTCGACCTGGTGACCCCAGGTGCACCGGTAAGGGGGCCTCTATTTACAGCGCGGGTATGGTCTAGTAGTGAACAATACGTACTCCTGCACGGCACTCGCGGCAGTCAGCACCCAGGAGGTGCCGATGAGAGAGCCGACGCCGGTGTCGAGGAGCCCGCCGCCTGTCGACCTGGTGACGCGCAGGTGCACCAGCCAGGGGTTCTCGCCGCGCTGGGCTACAGCGCGGGACTGGTCTGAGAGGGCAGAAAAAGAAATAAGTAAAAACTCCTTTACGCATGATGGAATGAATGAAAACCCGCTGACTCGCGAAGCAGTTCTCTGTCTAAACGTTCGTTACACTGATGCCTGAATTGCTTATATGTGAAAGCATTGAAACACCTTCAAGGCATAAATAAATAGGCGTTTTCAaacgcgctccaacttagaccgaaCTGCTTTTTtactgctttccatcaggcgtaATTATAATCAAGCACAagcctatctatctatatatataaaaattaattgctgttcgttactctcgctaaaactcgagaacggctgaacggatttatctcatcttggtcttgaaatgttcgtggaggtatagggaaggtttaaaaggtgagaaaaattagaataatagctgggaaaaccataaaatcaacccttttctatttcccatataaacgtTTGAGTTTTAAGCAGGGGTAGGAGTAGcgtaggggtagaatagaggtagggtaggggtaagggtaggggaagggtaggggtagggtaggggtagagtaatatagagtagggatagggaagaagtgcacataagtcaaagcaaagcttgaccgggtccgtaAGTCctttataaaaagattttttataggtGGCAGAAAACAGATGCCAGAAGGAACGTGCGAATTATAGCTCGGCAAATtcccccgcatatcatgggagagtcatcaaagaacttgccattgccaagctatagaactGTTGATGCAAATCGTTTAGTAGATACGAATTGTCTAGATATCCACCGCGTAAGGATGCCACTGTTCGAgacgtcttgctgttctgtagTAGAAAGGGGAATAAGTACCTAATGATTTCATAATACCTATTGGGAAATAGGAACAGGTTACAAGATGCTGGAGCTCACGACGCACActctccaaataaaaaaaaatacttaccttCAGGCACATCCAAAACGCGGCCCtgaaaagaatttcaaaataatatgttagttaattaatattaatattataaataaatagcaaactaattataaagtgtttttcagatagcatgggtacggtgacagttgccttatgacgttcataatacgtattaaccattcgctgcccgcgagtattttatcggtgagcccgtctgcgttgaagaagccgacagtcaaggaatgcggttttaatctaccgttgtgagccatttaaaaaatcttgtgcatcttttgttgtaaaaaatgatactgtgctcgcctattgcccttagtgggtttactttatattttttttacatgtcacgtaactgatacgaccggtcgtccatttaggagtcaaatggagtgtttttcaggtagcatgggtacgttgacagttcgtttcactcttgaaaatttgccgcgaataacgataatagtacgtattaactattatgaacgtcataaggcaactgtcaccgtacccatgctatctgaaaaacactataatgtctttacaataataagtataagtaaataagtaggtataggtaatagAATACCTAcactatatacctacctataggtatatagtattatatattaacaTCCTGTACTAACGATTCCAAAGGCAGATAGTTATCATagtttcgaaaattataaatcGTTGTAATTAGCAAAATTGTAATTAACCTATCTACAATTATTCAATCATCTAGTTCAGTATAACTAATTAATCTGATTAGATATTAGATTCCGTCGATGAAAATGTGTGGGGAAAACCTAATAGAATAATTAGATAGATATTCATAGTCAGAATTTTGATCAAACTAATAAGAAACCATTTGCCTCATAGGAAAGCCTAGAGTCacgagcgagctatgcttggagtttctctgcgtgatcgaatcagaaatgaggagatccgtagaagaactaaagtcactgacatagctcaacgagttgcgaagctcaagtgacaatgggcaggccacatagttcgaagagacgatggacgttggtgtcccaaggcCAAGGTACTGGAAAGAGTAGTGTTGATCGACCTCTCAGTAGGTGGATAGCGAATATAAAGCGGATTGCAgcgggagccgctggatgctgatgACCTTGGTTTtttgaagtccatgcaaaaggcctatgttcagaagaggacgtctatcggttgttaaacgtaggcgtccacataacCGTTTGGTCCGTACggtggatcagtggacgcactttgACTTTCTATACTAAAATTCGATGCGAATTGGAAATActatgcggatctgtggacaccTACCATTATGAGaaagatgaataaaaaacaaagtacgTATAATATTTCGTATGAGCTTACCTATACAATGTTTT
This genomic interval from Bicyclus anynana chromosome 17, ilBicAnyn1.1, whole genome shotgun sequence contains the following:
- the LOC112053087 gene encoding trypsin II-P29-like; amino-acid sequence: MKAFALLCLVVAVQGRVLDVPEDQSRAVAQRGENPWLVHLRVTRSTGGGLLDTGVGSLIGTSWVLTAASAVQDARFIWIRYGAVDPFRPELVTETSVVQLHPDYSAVTGDNNIALVSINRLVQSTANISPVALAAADSEAPSAGRSCGFGGDGETPGVQLQCVSGDLVVDGNTIVAKGADGILSKFDVGSPLVEDGVQHGVLSSVLGVYLKVAYYRSWIQQVTEI